In Amycolatopsis jiangsuensis, the following proteins share a genomic window:
- a CDS encoding GGDEF domain-containing protein, protein MTTTRAVRFAFQPMYSLHTGGVVAYEALARPGRGTAHELLAEARRAGRLTEVDLGLAAAAVRQEAGRPSALPLHLNLSARTLASAPAPFDELVAELGAAGRRTRDVVLEIGPPFTHLPADRLLAGMRAVTELGFRLALDGLGRGDLPLALLAQAPVDLVKLDRSVLRGLPGDPAAVAVVEALLHFTTRTNIRLVATGIETGPQLDAAQSLGVRIAQGNLLAPPAPHRSAPVAGVVVPEDRRTPAPPQAPRIADFLRPATTLPGDATCDDVREVLAAADAPSGVVGVDQDNCPQWSVDRTRFLVAVTGPYGHALHAKRPAARLADKPHTIEGGASALEFLELVTDADWGRTGDDVVVVDARGRCLGVVLVTEVVRGVAEAKVEEAVTLSPLTRLPGSEAVARDVERRIATGQQFVVAWLDVDSFKAVNDNAGFAAGDDLIRTLGETLTGLSQRLSRMRVSHVGGDDFLIVCDVDEIGTVAAALLDTHWSAEGMPVTVSLATLVCGSGTIASYRDTSRLLAPLKKRAKAVPGSSWVLSRPGSDRVEVLRGIGRDVAVGRPA, encoded by the coding sequence GTGACGACGACCCGTGCGGTCCGCTTCGCCTTCCAGCCGATGTACAGCCTGCACACCGGCGGCGTCGTCGCGTACGAAGCACTCGCGCGGCCCGGCCGGGGGACGGCGCACGAGCTGCTCGCCGAGGCCCGCCGCGCCGGCCGGCTCACCGAGGTCGACCTGGGGCTCGCCGCCGCGGCGGTGCGCCAGGAAGCCGGCAGGCCCAGCGCACTGCCGCTGCACCTGAACCTCTCCGCACGCACGCTCGCCTCCGCCCCTGCGCCCTTCGACGAGCTGGTCGCCGAACTCGGGGCAGCCGGGCGGCGGACCCGCGACGTGGTGCTCGAGATCGGGCCGCCGTTCACGCACCTGCCCGCGGACCGCCTGCTGGCCGGGATGCGCGCGGTCACCGAACTCGGCTTCCGGCTGGCCCTCGACGGGCTCGGCCGCGGGGACCTTCCGCTGGCTCTGCTCGCGCAGGCACCCGTGGACCTGGTGAAGCTGGACCGCAGCGTGCTGCGCGGGCTGCCCGGCGACCCGGCCGCGGTGGCCGTGGTCGAAGCGCTGCTGCACTTCACCACGCGGACGAACATCCGGCTCGTGGCGACCGGCATCGAGACCGGACCGCAGCTGGACGCGGCACAGAGCCTGGGGGTGCGGATCGCACAGGGGAACCTGCTGGCCCCGCCCGCCCCGCACCGTTCCGCACCGGTCGCCGGAGTGGTCGTCCCCGAGGACCGCCGCACCCCCGCGCCACCGCAGGCCCCGCGCATCGCCGACTTCCTCCGCCCGGCCACGACCCTGCCCGGCGACGCCACCTGCGACGACGTCCGCGAGGTGCTGGCCGCCGCGGACGCACCCAGCGGCGTGGTCGGCGTCGATCAGGACAACTGTCCACAGTGGTCGGTGGACCGGACCCGTTTCCTCGTGGCGGTCACCGGTCCGTACGGGCACGCGCTGCACGCGAAGCGGCCGGCCGCGCGGCTGGCGGACAAACCGCACACCATCGAGGGAGGGGCGAGCGCGCTGGAATTCCTCGAACTGGTCACCGACGCCGACTGGGGCCGCACCGGCGACGACGTGGTGGTGGTCGACGCGCGGGGCCGCTGCCTGGGTGTGGTGCTGGTGACCGAGGTGGTGCGCGGCGTCGCCGAGGCGAAGGTCGAGGAGGCGGTCACGCTCAGCCCGCTGACCCGGCTCCCCGGGAGCGAGGCGGTGGCCCGCGACGTGGAACGCCGCATCGCCACCGGGCAGCAGTTCGTGGTGGCGTGGCTGGACGTGGACTCGTTCAAAGCGGTCAACGACAACGCCGGTTTCGCCGCCGGAGACGACCTCATCCGCACACTCGGCGAAACGCTCACCGGCCTGTCCCAGCGCCTGTCGCGGATGCGGGTGAGCCACGTCGGCGGCGACGATTTCCTGATCGTGTGCGACGTGGACGAGATCGGCACGGTCGCCGCGGCCCTGCTGGACACCCACTGGTCCGCCGAGGGCATGCCGGTCACGGTCTCACTGGCGACACTCGTGTGCGGCAGCGGCACGATCGCGTCCTACCGCGACACCTCCCGGCTGCTGGCCCCGCTGAAGAAGCGGGCGAAGGCCGTGCCCGGCTCGAGCTGGGTACTCAGCCGCCCGGGCAGCGACCGGGTCGAAGTCCTGCGCGGCATCGGCCGGGACGTCGCGGTCGGCCGCCCGGCGTAA
- a CDS encoding snapalysin family zinc-dependent metalloprotease codes for MHARGFGRIAALALAVAAPLGAGLATAPVAAAAETTTVYYSSAGAPDYLEQIDQGAANWNAAVSDVKLEKNDSDATVVFHEIDSGGSYTNTDGHGNGDIYLDTSQVGEGFDPTRIAAHELGHNLGLPDHYDGPCTELMSGHGPGTSCTNATPDADESAKVQQLWENGFRVEGARVTAVY; via the coding sequence ATGCACGCACGAGGGTTCGGGCGGATCGCCGCGCTGGCGCTGGCCGTCGCCGCGCCGCTGGGCGCCGGACTGGCCACCGCGCCGGTCGCCGCGGCGGCCGAGACCACCACGGTGTACTACAGCTCCGCCGGCGCGCCCGACTACCTGGAGCAGATCGACCAGGGCGCGGCGAACTGGAACGCCGCGGTCAGCGACGTGAAGCTGGAGAAGAACGACAGCGACGCGACGGTGGTGTTCCACGAGATCGACAGCGGGGGTTCGTACACCAACACCGACGGACACGGCAACGGCGACATCTACCTCGACACGAGCCAGGTCGGGGAGGGCTTCGACCCGACCCGCATCGCAGCCCACGAACTCGGCCACAACCTGGGCCTGCCGGACCACTACGACGGCCCGTGCACGGAACTCATGTCCGGCCACGGTCCGGGCACCTCGTGCACGAACGCCACCCCGGACGCGGACGAGTCGGCGAAGGTGCAGCAGCTGTGGGAGAACGGGTTCCGCGTCGAAGGCGCCCGCGTCACCGCCGTGTACTGA
- a CDS encoding YnfA family protein produces the protein MMLVRSAALFVAAAILEIGGAWLIWQGVREHRGWVWIGGGIVALGLYGFVATLQPDAHFGRILAAYGGVFVAGSLVWGMIADGYRPDRYDVLGALLCLAGVAVIMYAPRTG, from the coding sequence ATGATGCTCGTCCGCTCGGCAGCGCTGTTCGTGGCCGCCGCGATCCTGGAGATCGGCGGCGCCTGGCTCATCTGGCAAGGCGTGCGGGAACACCGGGGCTGGGTGTGGATCGGCGGCGGGATCGTGGCGCTCGGCCTCTACGGGTTCGTCGCCACGTTGCAGCCGGACGCCCACTTCGGCCGCATCCTGGCGGCCTACGGCGGGGTTTTCGTCGCCGGTTCGCTCGTCTGGGGCATGATCGCCGACGGTTACCGCCCCGACCGCTACGACGTGCTGGGTGCCCTGCTCTGCCTCGCCGGCGTCGCAGTGATCATGTATGCCCCGCGAACCGGGTGA
- a CDS encoding metal-sulfur cluster assembly factor: MSEETTVTPDHREGRTAADLPEQASAVPADVAKIEDLEEAMRDVVDPELGINVVDLGLVYDIRVESDNTATLDMTLTSAACPLTDVIEDQTAAALTSGGLVGDFRINWVWMPPWGPEKITEEGREQLRALGFTV, encoded by the coding sequence ATGAGCGAAGAGACGACCGTGACCCCGGACCACCGCGAGGGGCGCACCGCCGCGGACCTGCCCGAGCAGGCGTCCGCGGTGCCGGCTGACGTCGCGAAGATCGAGGATCTCGAGGAGGCGATGCGCGACGTCGTCGACCCGGAGCTGGGCATCAACGTGGTCGACCTCGGCCTGGTCTACGACATCCGCGTGGAGAGCGACAACACCGCCACCCTGGACATGACCCTCACCTCGGCGGCCTGCCCGCTCACCGACGTGATCGAGGACCAGACCGCGGCCGCGCTCACCTCCGGCGGGCTGGTCGGCGACTTCCGGATCAACTGGGTCTGGATGCCGCCGTGGGGCCCGGAGAAGATCACCGAGGAAGGCCGCGAACAGCTGCGTGCCCTCGGCTTCACCGTCTGA
- the sufU gene encoding Fe-S cluster assembly sulfur transfer protein SufU, translating to MNLESMYQEIILDHYKNPHGRGLRDPYDAESFQVNPTCGDEVTLRVKVTDGKIADVSYDGQGCSISQAATSVLTDLVTGHTVDEAFTTMDAFVELMQGKGKIEPDEDVLEDGIAFAGVAKYPARVKCALLGWMAFKDAVSRTTTGAEKA from the coding sequence ATGAACCTGGAGAGCATGTACCAGGAGATCATCCTGGACCACTACAAGAACCCGCACGGGCGCGGTCTGCGCGATCCGTACGACGCCGAGTCGTTCCAGGTCAACCCGACCTGTGGCGACGAGGTGACGCTGCGGGTGAAGGTGACCGACGGGAAGATCGCCGACGTCTCCTACGACGGGCAGGGCTGCTCGATCAGCCAGGCCGCCACGTCGGTGCTCACCGACCTGGTCACCGGGCACACCGTGGACGAGGCGTTCACCACCATGGACGCCTTCGTGGAACTGATGCAGGGCAAGGGCAAGATCGAGCCGGACGAGGACGTGCTTGAGGACGGCATCGCCTTCGCCGGCGTCGCGAAGTACCCGGCGCGGGTCAAATGCGCGCTGCTCGGCTGGATGGCGTTCAAGGACGCCGTTTCCCGCACCACCACAGGAGCTGAGAAGGCATGA
- a CDS encoding cysteine desulfurase: MTTTASNSPTNSVPLDVAALRADFPILSRTVRDGKPLVYLDSGATSQRPLQVLDAERDYVLTSNSAVHRGAHQLSEEATDAYEGARAKLAEFVGAEPEELVFTKNATEGINLVAYAMSNAATAGPEAERFRLGPGDEVVVTEMEHHANLLPWQQLCQRTGATLKWFTVTPGGRLDLSTVDEVITPRTKLVAFAHQSNVLGTVNPVDTLVAKAHAVGALTVLDACQSVPHGVYRQGPVDFHALGVDFAVFSGHKMLGPSGIGVLYGRSELLAAMPPFLTGGSMIEMVRMEGSTFAPPPQRFEAGVPMTSQAIGLGAAVDYLSAVGMDRIAAHEHALAERALAGIAEIDGVRVIGPAELTDRGGTVAFVIDGVHPHDAGQVLDSLGIAVRVGHHCAWPLHRACSVPATVRASFYLYNTPAEVDALLAGIREAQKFFGVA, encoded by the coding sequence ATGACCACCACGGCCTCGAACAGCCCGACCAACTCTGTTCCCCTTGACGTGGCGGCACTGCGTGCCGACTTCCCGATCCTGTCCCGTACCGTGCGGGACGGGAAACCCTTGGTGTACCTGGACTCCGGGGCGACCTCGCAACGGCCGCTGCAGGTCCTCGACGCCGAGCGCGACTACGTGCTCACGTCGAACTCGGCCGTGCACCGCGGTGCGCACCAGCTTTCCGAGGAGGCCACCGACGCCTACGAGGGCGCCCGCGCGAAGCTCGCGGAGTTCGTCGGTGCGGAGCCCGAGGAGCTGGTGTTCACCAAGAACGCCACCGAGGGCATCAACCTCGTGGCGTACGCGATGAGCAACGCGGCCACGGCCGGTCCGGAAGCCGAGCGCTTCCGGCTCGGCCCCGGTGACGAGGTCGTGGTGACCGAAATGGAGCACCACGCCAACCTGCTGCCCTGGCAGCAGCTGTGCCAGCGGACCGGCGCCACGCTCAAGTGGTTCACCGTGACCCCCGGCGGCCGGCTGGATCTGTCCACTGTGGACGAGGTGATCACGCCGCGCACCAAGCTGGTCGCCTTCGCGCACCAGTCCAATGTGCTGGGCACGGTCAACCCGGTGGACACGCTGGTGGCCAAGGCACACGCGGTCGGCGCGCTCACCGTGCTGGACGCCTGCCAGTCGGTGCCGCACGGGGTGTACCGGCAGGGGCCGGTGGACTTCCACGCACTCGGCGTCGACTTCGCGGTGTTCTCCGGGCACAAGATGCTCGGGCCATCCGGGATCGGGGTGCTCTACGGCCGCAGCGAGCTGCTGGCCGCGATGCCGCCGTTCCTCACCGGCGGGTCGATGATCGAGATGGTCCGGATGGAGGGCTCCACGTTCGCGCCGCCGCCCCAGCGGTTCGAGGCGGGCGTGCCGATGACGTCGCAGGCGATCGGTCTCGGTGCGGCGGTGGACTACCTGTCCGCGGTGGGCATGGACCGGATCGCCGCGCACGAGCACGCGCTCGCCGAGCGGGCGCTGGCCGGGATCGCCGAGATCGACGGCGTGCGGGTGATCGGGCCGGCCGAGCTCACCGACCGCGGCGGCACGGTCGCGTTCGTGATCGACGGAGTGCATCCGCACGACGCCGGTCAGGTGCTCGACAGCCTCGGCATCGCGGTGCGGGTGGGCCACCACTGCGCCTGGCCGCTACACCGGGCGTGCTCGGTGCCGGCGACCGTGCGGGCGAGCTTCTACCTGTACAACACACCGGCGGAAGTGGACGCGCTGCTGGCCGGGATCCGCGAGGCGCAGAAGTTCTTCGGGGTGGCCTGA
- the sufC gene encoding Fe-S cluster assembly ATPase SufC produces MATLEIKDLHASVTTEEGAKEILKGVNLTIRSGETHAIMGPNGSGKSTLSYAIAGHPKYQVTSGEVLLDGENVLEMAVDERARAGLFLAMQYPVEVPGVSMSNFLRTAATAVRGEAPKLRHWVKEVKDEMGKLGISQEFAERSVNEGFSGGEKKRHEILQLALLKPKFAILDETDSGLDVDALRVVSEGVNEYKAGNEVGVMLITHYTRILRHITPDFVHVFAGGRVVESGGRELADELEENGYVKYVGSAETVTA; encoded by the coding sequence ATGGCTACCCTGGAAATCAAGGACCTGCACGCCTCGGTGACCACCGAGGAAGGTGCCAAGGAGATCCTGAAGGGCGTGAACCTGACCATCCGGTCCGGGGAGACGCACGCGATCATGGGCCCGAACGGCTCCGGCAAGTCCACCCTGTCCTACGCCATCGCCGGGCACCCGAAGTACCAGGTCACCTCCGGTGAGGTACTGCTGGACGGGGAGAACGTGCTGGAGATGGCCGTCGACGAGCGCGCCCGCGCGGGCCTGTTCCTCGCCATGCAGTACCCGGTCGAGGTGCCCGGTGTCTCGATGTCCAACTTCCTGCGCACCGCGGCCACCGCGGTCCGTGGCGAGGCTCCCAAGCTGCGCCACTGGGTCAAGGAGGTCAAGGACGAGATGGGCAAGCTCGGCATCTCGCAGGAGTTCGCCGAGCGCTCGGTCAACGAGGGCTTCTCCGGCGGCGAGAAGAAGCGTCACGAGATCCTGCAGCTGGCGCTGCTCAAGCCGAAGTTCGCGATCCTCGACGAGACCGACTCCGGCCTGGACGTCGACGCGCTGCGCGTGGTGTCCGAGGGTGTGAACGAGTACAAGGCGGGCAACGAGGTCGGCGTCATGCTGATCACCCACTACACCCGCATCCTCCGGCACATCACCCCGGACTTCGTGCACGTCTTCGCGGGCGGCCGCGTGGTCGAGTCGGGTGGGCGCGAGCTGGCCGACGAGCTGGAGGAGAACGGCTACGTCAAGTACGTCGGTTCCGCCGAGACCGTCACGGCCTGA
- the sufD gene encoding Fe-S cluster assembly protein SufD has protein sequence MSVTENNVAESLREGAVIPAASRAERFTSYDVEAFEVPGGREENWRFTPMKRLRGLHDGTAVASGEIRLESDAAPELKIETVGRDDARLGEAGTPSDRIAAQAYSSFAHATVVTVPKETQASKASVLRVHGPGEGKVAYGHLQVRAEPFAEAVIVLDHVGSGTYADNVEFVIGDSAKVTVVSVQDWADDAVHVSEQHLRLGRDATLKHTVVTLGGDLVRVSPTATFADKGGDVEMLGLYFSDAGQHQEHRLFVDHAVANCKSNVMYKGALQGDGAHAVWIGDVLIRAAAEATDTYELNRNLVLTPGARADSVPNLEIETGEIEGAGHASATGRFDDEQLFYLQSRGIGEEAARRLVVRGFFHEVLVRIGVPEVRERLEAAIEAELEAVGA, from the coding sequence ATGTCGGTTACTGAGAACAACGTTGCCGAATCGCTGCGGGAGGGCGCCGTCATCCCGGCGGCCTCCCGCGCGGAGCGGTTCACCTCCTACGACGTCGAGGCCTTCGAGGTCCCGGGTGGTCGTGAGGAGAACTGGCGCTTCACGCCGATGAAGCGCCTGCGGGGCCTGCACGACGGCACCGCCGTCGCCTCCGGCGAGATCCGGCTGGAGTCCGACGCGGCTCCGGAGCTGAAGATCGAGACCGTCGGCCGCGACGACGCCCGCCTCGGCGAGGCCGGCACGCCCAGCGACCGCATCGCGGCGCAGGCCTACTCCTCGTTCGCCCACGCCACCGTGGTCACCGTGCCGAAGGAGACGCAGGCGTCGAAGGCGTCCGTGCTGCGGGTGCACGGTCCCGGCGAGGGCAAGGTGGCCTACGGGCACCTGCAGGTCCGCGCCGAGCCGTTCGCGGAGGCGGTGATCGTGCTCGACCACGTCGGGTCCGGCACCTACGCGGACAACGTGGAGTTCGTGATCGGCGACTCGGCGAAGGTCACCGTGGTCAGCGTCCAGGACTGGGCCGACGACGCGGTGCACGTCTCCGAGCAGCACCTGCGCCTGGGCCGCGACGCGACGCTCAAGCACACCGTGGTCACCCTCGGTGGCGACCTGGTGCGCGTCTCGCCCACCGCGACCTTCGCGGACAAGGGCGGCGACGTGGAGATGCTCGGGTTGTACTTCTCCGACGCCGGCCAGCACCAGGAACACCGGCTGTTCGTGGACCACGCGGTGGCCAACTGCAAGTCCAACGTGATGTACAAGGGCGCACTGCAGGGTGACGGCGCGCACGCGGTGTGGATCGGCGACGTGCTGATCCGGGCGGCCGCCGAGGCCACCGACACTTACGAGCTGAACCGCAATCTGGTGCTCACCCCGGGTGCACGCGCGGACTCGGTGCCGAACCTGGAGATCGAGACCGGCGAGATCGAGGGCGCCGGCCACGCGAGCGCCACGGGAAGGTTTGACGACGAGCAGTTGTTCTACCTCCAGTCGCGCGGGATCGGCGAGGAGGCCGCGCGGCGGCTGGTCGTACGCGGGTTCTTCCACGAGGTCCTGGTCCGCATCGGCGTCCCCGAGGTGCGCGAACGCCTGGAGGCTGCGATCGAGGCCGAGCTCGAAGCCGTCGGCGCCTGA
- the sufB gene encoding Fe-S cluster assembly protein SufB, with protein MTAAAEQRTPTTEPLSQEETIASLGNYAFGWADSDEAGASARRGLNEDVVRDISEKKSEPEWMRDARLKALKLFDLKPMPNWGADLSGIDFDNIKYFVRSTEKQAASWEDLPEDIKNTYDKLGIPEAEKQRLVAGVAAQYESEVVYHQIREDLEAQGVLFLDTDTALKEHPEIFQEHFGSVIPAGDNKFSALNTSVWSGGSFIYVPKGVHVDIPLQAYFRINTENMGQFERTLIIVDEDAYVHYVEGCTAPIYQSDSLHSAVVEIIVKKGGRCRYTTIQNWSNNVYNLVTKRAKCEEGATMEWVDGNIGSKVTMKYPSVFLMGEHAKGEVLSVAFAGEGQHQDAGAKMEHLAPHTSSTIVSKSVARGGGRTSYRGLVKVAKRAHHSRSSVVCDALLVDTISRSDTYPYVDIRNDEVSMGHEATVSKVSEEQLFYLMSRGLAEDEAMAMIVRGFVEPIARELPMEYALELNRLIELQMEGSVG; from the coding sequence ATGACTGCCGCTGCCGAGCAGCGCACTCCCACCACCGAGCCGTTGAGCCAGGAAGAGACGATCGCCTCTCTTGGCAACTACGCCTTCGGCTGGGCGGACTCCGACGAGGCGGGCGCCAGCGCCCGCCGCGGACTCAACGAGGACGTCGTCCGCGACATCTCCGAGAAGAAGTCCGAGCCCGAGTGGATGCGCGACGCCCGCTTGAAGGCGCTCAAGCTCTTCGACCTCAAGCCGATGCCCAACTGGGGCGCCGACCTGTCCGGGATCGACTTCGACAACATCAAGTACTTCGTGCGGTCCACGGAGAAGCAGGCGGCCAGCTGGGAGGACCTGCCCGAGGACATCAAGAACACCTACGACAAGCTCGGCATCCCCGAGGCGGAGAAGCAGCGCCTCGTCGCCGGTGTCGCCGCGCAGTACGAGTCCGAGGTCGTCTACCACCAGATCCGCGAGGACCTGGAGGCACAGGGCGTGCTGTTCCTGGACACCGACACCGCGCTCAAGGAGCACCCGGAGATCTTCCAGGAGCACTTCGGCTCGGTGATCCCCGCCGGGGACAACAAGTTCTCCGCGCTGAACACCTCGGTGTGGTCCGGCGGCTCGTTCATCTACGTGCCGAAGGGGGTGCACGTCGACATCCCGCTGCAGGCCTACTTCCGGATCAACACGGAGAACATGGGCCAGTTCGAGCGGACGCTGATCATCGTCGACGAGGACGCCTACGTGCACTACGTCGAGGGCTGCACGGCGCCGATCTACCAGTCCGACTCGCTGCACTCGGCGGTCGTGGAGATCATCGTGAAGAAGGGCGGCCGCTGCCGCTACACGACGATCCAGAACTGGTCGAACAACGTGTACAACCTGGTCACCAAGCGCGCCAAGTGCGAAGAGGGCGCGACCATGGAGTGGGTCGACGGCAACATCGGCTCCAAGGTGACCATGAAGTACCCGTCGGTCTTCCTGATGGGTGAGCACGCCAAGGGCGAGGTGCTCTCGGTCGCGTTCGCCGGCGAGGGCCAGCACCAGGACGCCGGCGCCAAGATGGAGCACCTCGCGCCGCACACCTCCTCGACCATCGTGTCGAAGTCGGTGGCCCGTGGCGGTGGCCGCACCTCCTACCGCGGCCTGGTCAAGGTCGCCAAGCGGGCGCACCATTCGCGTTCGTCGGTGGTCTGCGACGCGCTGCTGGTGGACACCATCTCGCGGTCGGACACCTACCCGTACGTGGACATCCGCAACGACGAGGTGTCCATGGGCCACGAGGCCACCGTGTCCAAGGTCAGCGAAGAGCAGCTGTTCTACCTGATGTCCCGCGGCCTGGCCGAGGACGAGGCGATGGCGATGATCGTGCGCGGGTTCGTCGAGCCCATCGCGCGCGAGCTGCCGATGGAGTACGCGCTCGAGCTGAACCGCCTGATCGAGCTCCAGATGGAAGGGTCCGTCGGCTGA
- a CDS encoding helix-turn-helix transcriptional regulator, producing MSSVSSVSSAEGRTRHEVARLLLEQGPMTAAVVAEQLGISPTAVRRHLDALVADGEAETRDAPRRGPRGRGRPARLFLLTETGRARFGHAYDDLAVSAVRFLAEHAGPDAVRAFAESRVDRLVGPHRAAIAGSPDPASRAEALATALTREGYAASTREVGSTGTAAAVGAQLCQHHCPVAHVAAEFPQLCEAETEAFARLLGTHVQRLATIARGDNACTTHVPAGSAGIPAHPEPDRTTAPAAAPPPREHPARIPNGGKPA from the coding sequence ATGTCTTCGGTCTCGTCGGTGTCTTCGGCCGAGGGCCGTACCCGGCACGAGGTCGCCCGGCTGCTGCTGGAGCAGGGCCCGATGACCGCCGCGGTCGTCGCCGAGCAGCTCGGCATCAGCCCGACCGCGGTCCGCAGGCACCTGGACGCCCTCGTCGCCGACGGTGAGGCCGAGACCCGCGACGCGCCCCGCCGCGGCCCGCGTGGCCGTGGCCGGCCCGCCCGGCTCTTCCTGCTCACCGAGACCGGCCGGGCCCGGTTCGGGCACGCCTACGACGACCTCGCGGTGTCCGCCGTCCGGTTCCTCGCCGAGCACGCCGGACCGGACGCGGTGCGCGCGTTCGCCGAGAGCCGGGTCGACCGGCTGGTCGGACCGCACCGCGCGGCCATTGCCGGTTCACCCGATCCGGCGAGCCGGGCGGAGGCACTGGCGACCGCGTTGACCAGGGAGGGCTACGCTGCCTCGACCCGCGAGGTCGGCAGTACCGGTACCGCCGCCGCCGTCGGGGCCCAGCTGTGCCAGCACCACTGCCCGGTGGCGCACGTGGCCGCGGAGTTCCCGCAGCTGTGCGAGGCCGAGACGGAGGCGTTCGCGCGGCTGCTGGGCACCCACGTGCAGCGGCTGGCCACCATCGCACGCGGTGACAACGCGTGCACCACACACGTACCCGCCGGATCGGCGGGTATCCCGGCCCATCCCGAGCCGGACCGCACCACGGCCCCCGCCGCGGCGCCGCCGCCGCGGGAGCACCCCGCACGGATCCCGAATGGAGGGAAACCCGCATGA
- the mptB gene encoding polyprenol phosphomannose-dependent alpha 1,6 mannosyltransferase MptB, protein MASPVRPRATEPLNDAEHRGLDVVRRFGTVGSLFLALGSLGAGAAPVINPVQDLPVLRLFTRIPTVSLAIAFSGMGILVLSWLMLGRFARPASARLASRGQLARTIAMWIAPLLVIPPLFSRDVYSYLAQSEIVHRGMDPYELGPAQALGVADPLTAGVSNIWRETPAPYGPLVLRLGGWLAPLGGNNIVAGVLLQRALALVGVMLIVWAVPRLARRFGVQPATALWLGAANPLLIFHFVAGAHNDALAIGLMVAGLEIGIRRLPVRIKGDSPPPLARGELLFIGLGVATITVGATVKVPTVLALGFFAVMVARRWHGRVKDLLWAGIPMAALFAVVLLAVCYGTGLGFGWIGATANTPGLVRAWISPTAELANLTGVLGIALGLGNHTDALVPIFGALGYLVTAVVTIKFLWASFKWRYRPIIGLGVSLGAAMILQISLQPWYLLWAVIPLAAAAGTSRFRVAATVISAGLPFLLPPTGGTFDGRAYILPWAYGAAVLVTLGGLAIVYRVSPLLLSRTSPPSPAPGAHADVVS, encoded by the coding sequence GTGGCGTCCCCGGTCCGCCCGCGGGCGACGGAGCCGTTGAACGACGCGGAGCACCGCGGGCTCGACGTGGTGCGCCGCTTCGGCACGGTCGGCTCGCTGTTCCTCGCGCTCGGCTCGCTCGGCGCGGGGGCCGCGCCGGTGATCAACCCGGTGCAGGACCTGCCGGTGCTGCGGCTGTTCACCCGCATCCCCACCGTGTCGCTCGCGATCGCCTTCTCCGGCATGGGCATCCTCGTGCTGAGCTGGCTGATGCTCGGCCGGTTCGCGCGGCCGGCGAGCGCGCGGCTGGCCAGCCGTGGGCAGCTCGCCCGCACCATCGCCATGTGGATCGCGCCGCTGCTGGTCATCCCGCCGCTGTTCTCCCGCGACGTGTACAGCTACCTGGCGCAGAGCGAGATTGTGCACCGCGGCATGGATCCCTACGAGCTCGGCCCGGCGCAGGCACTGGGTGTGGCCGATCCGCTCACCGCGGGGGTGTCGAACATCTGGCGGGAGACGCCTGCGCCGTACGGTCCGCTGGTGCTGCGCCTCGGCGGCTGGCTCGCTCCGCTGGGCGGCAACAACATCGTCGCCGGGGTGTTGCTGCAGCGTGCACTCGCGCTCGTCGGCGTGATGCTCATCGTGTGGGCGGTGCCGCGGCTGGCGCGGCGGTTCGGCGTGCAGCCGGCGACCGCGTTGTGGCTGGGTGCGGCGAATCCGCTGCTGATCTTCCACTTCGTCGCGGGCGCGCACAACGACGCGCTGGCCATCGGGCTCATGGTGGCCGGGCTCGAGATCGGCATCCGCAGGCTGCCGGTGCGGATCAAGGGGGATTCCCCGCCGCCACTGGCGAGAGGCGAGCTGCTGTTCATCGGGCTCGGGGTGGCGACCATCACAGTCGGTGCCACCGTGAAGGTGCCCACGGTGCTGGCGCTGGGTTTCTTCGCGGTGATGGTGGCGCGCCGCTGGCACGGGCGGGTCAAGGACCTGCTCTGGGCCGGGATCCCGATGGCCGCGCTGTTCGCGGTGGTGCTGCTGGCCGTCTGTTACGGCACCGGTCTGGGCTTCGGCTGGATCGGCGCGACCGCGAACACCCCGGGGCTGGTGCGTGCGTGGATCTCGCCCACCGCCGAACTGGCCAACCTCACCGGGGTGCTCGGCATCGCGCTCGGGCTCGGCAACCACACCGACGCGCTGGTGCCGATCTTCGGCGCGCTGGGCTACCTGGTCACCGCGGTGGTGACGATCAAGTTCCTGTGGGCCAGCTTCAAATGGCGCTACCGGCCGATCATCGGGCTCGGGGTGTCCCTCGGCGCGGCGATGATCCTGCAGATCAGCCTGCAGCCGTGGTACCTGCTGTGGGCGGTGATCCCGCTGGCCGCGGCGGCGGGCACGTCCAGGTTCCGGGTCGCGGCGACGGTGATCAGCGCCGGGCTGCCGTTCCTGCTGCCGCCCACCGGCGGCACCTTCGACGGCCGCGCCTACATCCTGCCCTGGGCGTACGGCGCGGCGGTGCTCGTGACGCTGGGCGGGCTCGCGATCGTGTACCGGGTTTCCCCGTTGCTGCTGTCGCGGACGTCTCCCCCGTCCCCGGCACCGGGAGCCCACGCCGACGTCGTATCGTGA